In one Zobellia galactanivorans genomic region, the following are encoded:
- a CDS encoding SLATT domain-containing protein produces MEKKKSYKDYLDKTFLEELNYKIWSTKGSRFNASKRLRKVADLSNLCLSMLSVYLIAVGLLSVYNIYSTETIDENLIAYSITCLSILLLVFGQIENAKDFGTKAKQFHTCGLELSKLYNDLRIFKTLKEKPKLNEKKEFAEKISDKYERILERHENHEPIDHNMFKALKADYHELSKIDVYKIKADYYIKTSLIYHTLIILPPIIIVGLLIKTDQ; encoded by the coding sequence TTGGAGAAGAAAAAATCATATAAAGATTATTTAGACAAAACATTTCTTGAGGAATTGAATTATAAAATTTGGTCTACTAAAGGAAGTAGATTTAATGCGAGTAAAAGACTTAGGAAAGTAGCTGACTTATCAAACTTATGTTTAAGTATGTTATCTGTCTATTTAATAGCTGTCGGACTTTTATCAGTTTATAATATATATTCAACTGAAACAATCGACGAAAACTTAATTGCATATTCAATTACTTGTCTTTCTATATTATTATTAGTGTTTGGACAAATAGAGAACGCAAAAGACTTCGGTACAAAAGCAAAACAATTTCATACTTGCGGACTTGAATTATCAAAACTGTATAATGATTTAAGGATTTTTAAAACTCTGAAAGAGAAACCAAAATTGAATGAAAAGAAAGAGTTTGCAGAAAAAATATCTGACAAATATGAACGAATTTTAGAAAGACACGAAAATCACGAGCCAATTGACCATAATATGTTTAAAGCATTAAAAGCTGATTATCACGAATTAAGTAAAATAGATGTTTACAAAATAAAAGCAGATTACTACATTAAAACAAGTTTGATTTATCACACTTTAATAATATTACCACCAATAATTATAGTTGGACTATTAATTAAAACTGACCAATAA
- a CDS encoding AAA family ATPase, with protein sequence MTTKLTRFKVYNFRSIEESDWIEAADNSCLVGTNEAGKTNLLIALWKLNPANDEPIVPLDDFPRHLYSNFKADGHSNDVFIAADFLLGDTIQKEIAEELKCDISQIKTSLVKRKYDGKYYISFPYSKLDSFPSHRIKTLIDSFKTILEQKEAFTKESDELKATINTFLENEINSIKEDDVVQADVQGIIERANKFQEDNFGKKQNLPIIFRKHLIKKLDFFINAFEGKAIETTSEIRQKVLANIPQFVYYSDYGNLDSEIFLPRVIEDFERKDLTESARAKVRTLDVLFKYVKLSPQEIYELGNDRKVVIKKLNHSNQVISTEEEELSEEEIQEWADKKRERGILLRSAATQLTKSFKQWWLQGDYIFAFEADGQHFRINVSDSLRPEAIELEGRSRGLQWFFSFFLVFLVETKEGHSNTILLLDEPGLSLHPIAQYDLAKFFRKLSEDNQLIYTSHSPFLVDMDNLANVKAVYVDKQTGRTKISANLRYNEEDAEKSIYPIHAALGLTVSDTLLLGCLPVLVEGVSDQVYLSLLKRFLIGKGELQYSKEIVFIPTGGVRGMGPVSKLVSSREDDLPFVLLDSDKTGKEYAKSLKSGRYRDEKDKVLGVADFLSDKEYEIEDLIPTEAIISTIDRMYRCDQYFEDFHDSKKPIVDQIEDWAKNNSIDLEDGWKVELARTIQNRFDKHFEKIDDKLVKSWKEIFEKLLAEKK encoded by the coding sequence ATGACAACAAAATTAACAAGATTTAAAGTATATAATTTTCGCTCAATTGAGGAAAGTGATTGGATTGAAGCAGCTGACAATTCTTGTTTGGTTGGAACTAACGAAGCTGGTAAAACTAATCTATTAATTGCACTTTGGAAATTGAATCCAGCTAATGATGAGCCAATTGTACCATTAGATGATTTTCCAAGACATCTCTATAGCAATTTTAAAGCTGACGGACATTCAAATGATGTATTCATAGCTGCCGATTTTCTTCTTGGAGACACTATTCAAAAAGAGATAGCTGAAGAACTTAAATGTGATATTTCGCAAATTAAAACATCTTTAGTAAAAAGAAAATATGATGGCAAATATTATATTTCTTTTCCATATTCAAAATTAGACAGCTTTCCGTCACATAGAATTAAAACCTTGATTGATAGTTTTAAAACTATACTGGAGCAAAAAGAAGCATTCACAAAAGAGTCAGACGAATTAAAAGCTACAATAAATACTTTTTTAGAGAATGAAATTAATTCTATTAAAGAAGATGATGTTGTTCAGGCTGATGTGCAAGGAATTATCGAAAGAGCAAATAAATTTCAAGAAGACAATTTTGGAAAAAAGCAGAATTTACCGATTATTTTCAGAAAACATTTGATTAAAAAACTTGATTTTTTTATAAATGCATTTGAAGGTAAAGCTATTGAAACAACATCTGAAATCAGACAGAAAGTATTGGCAAACATACCTCAATTTGTTTACTATTCCGATTACGGGAATTTGGATAGTGAAATATTTTTACCGAGAGTAATAGAAGATTTTGAAAGAAAAGATTTAACCGAATCAGCGAGAGCAAAGGTTCGAACTCTTGATGTTCTATTCAAATACGTTAAATTATCGCCACAGGAAATTTATGAATTAGGAAATGATAGAAAAGTTGTTATAAAAAAATTAAATCATAGTAATCAAGTAATCAGCACAGAAGAAGAAGAATTATCAGAAGAGGAAATTCAAGAATGGGCTGATAAAAAAAGAGAACGAGGAATATTGTTAAGGTCTGCTGCTACGCAATTAACAAAGAGTTTTAAGCAATGGTGGCTACAAGGAGATTATATTTTTGCATTTGAAGCCGATGGACAACATTTTAGAATTAATGTATCAGATAGTTTACGACCAGAAGCAATTGAATTAGAAGGTAGAAGTAGAGGTTTACAATGGTTTTTTAGTTTCTTTCTCGTTTTCCTTGTAGAAACGAAAGAAGGGCACTCAAATACAATATTATTATTGGACGAACCAGGTTTATCGTTACATCCTATTGCTCAATATGACTTGGCTAAATTTTTTAGAAAGTTATCAGAGGATAACCAATTAATATATACTTCTCATTCGCCTTTTTTGGTGGATATGGATAACCTTGCCAATGTAAAGGCTGTTTATGTAGATAAACAAACTGGAAGAACAAAAATATCTGCAAACTTGAGATATAATGAAGAAGATGCTGAAAAATCAATTTATCCAATTCACGCAGCTTTGGGATTGACTGTTTCTGACACATTGTTATTGGGCTGTTTACCAGTTTTAGTAGAAGGAGTTAGCGACCAAGTTTATTTAAGTCTTTTAAAGAGGTTTTTGATAGGTAAAGGCGAATTACAATATTCGAAAGAAATAGTTTTTATTCCAACTGGTGGTGTTCGAGGAATGGGACCAGTTTCAAAACTTGTTTCATCAAGAGAAGATGACTTGCCATTTGTACTTTTAGATTCTGATAAAACAGGTAAAGAATACGCTAAAAGTCTAAAAAGTGGGAGATATAGAGATGAAAAAGACAAGGTTTTAGGTGTTGCAGACTTTCTTTCGGACAAAGAATACGAGATTGAGGATTTAATACCGACAGAAGCTATTATTTCTACTATTGATAGAATGTATCGTTGCGACCAATATTTTGAGGATTTCCACGATTCGAAAAAACCTATTGTTGACCAAATTGAGGATTGGGCTAAAAATAATTCAATTGATTTAGAGGATGGATGGAAAGTAGAATTGGCTCGAACAATTCAAAATAGATTTGACAAGCATTTTGAGAAAATAGATGATAAACTGGTAAAAAGTTGGAAAGAAATATTTGAAAAATTGCTTGCCGAAAAAAAATAA
- a CDS encoding putative phage abortive infection protein gives MSEKDKIFDKDFWSMMKYFGIFILIICFLPFLFTLKLDWLNFTKTGQIGDTIGGTMTPFIAIAAALLTFLAFWVQYKANQKQTLQFKKQANDVTIERFENKFYEAIRLHRENTNEIEISKISLPNYYKGRKVFISMFSEFRFCYAKTKEFIEEYNEKETGFDIKDEKAIINIAYHIFFMGIGRNSDSLIVKSLAGVCHQEFIIALIKNLNTIKEKRRDAKKPIKFEVKLKDNPNVLEYEPDYIPFGGHISRLGHYFRHLYQSVKIISEQDDEVFDKEMKRSYAKTLRAQLSDYEQLLLFYNVNSSLGNAWVNGKVNFIKEYRMIKNMPIPLADFGIKPNEIYNSEITYWKSQNKSFFEWDERTHNG, from the coding sequence ATGAGTGAAAAAGACAAAATATTTGACAAGGATTTCTGGAGTATGATGAAATATTTTGGAATTTTCATTCTAATTATTTGTTTCTTGCCATTTCTTTTTACTCTTAAACTAGACTGGTTAAATTTCACAAAAACAGGACAAATTGGAGACACAATTGGCGGAACAATGACGCCTTTTATTGCAATAGCAGCAGCGTTATTGACTTTTTTGGCATTTTGGGTTCAATATAAGGCTAACCAGAAACAAACACTACAATTTAAGAAACAAGCAAATGATGTTACCATTGAACGTTTTGAAAATAAATTTTATGAAGCCATAAGGTTACATAGGGAAAATACAAATGAAATAGAAATATCAAAAATTTCATTACCAAATTATTATAAAGGGAGAAAAGTGTTTATCTCAATGTTTAGTGAATTTCGATTTTGCTATGCAAAAACTAAAGAATTTATAGAAGAATACAATGAAAAAGAAACAGGATTTGATATTAAAGATGAAAAAGCAATAATCAACATAGCATATCATATTTTCTTTATGGGAATAGGTAGAAATAGTGACTCTTTAATAGTAAAATCATTAGCAGGCGTTTGTCATCAAGAATTTATCATTGCCTTAATAAAGAATTTAAATACTATAAAGGAGAAAAGAAGAGATGCTAAAAAACCTATAAAATTCGAAGTCAAACTGAAAGATAATCCAAATGTTTTGGAATATGAACCTGATTATATTCCCTTTGGTGGACACATATCTAGACTTGGTCATTATTTTAGACATTTATATCAATCTGTTAAAATAATATCAGAACAAGATGATGAAGTTTTTGATAAAGAAATGAAACGTTCTTATGCAAAAACTTTAAGAGCACAGCTTTCAGATTATGAACAATTATTACTTTTTTATAATGTCAATTCTTCATTAGGTAATGCTTGGGTTAATGGTAAAGTAAATTTTATAAAAGAGTATAGAATGATTAAAAATATGCCAATCCCATTAGCCGATTTCGGAATAAAGCCGAATGAAATTTATAACAGCGAAATAACCTATTGGAAAAGCCAAAACAAATCATTCTTTGAATGGGACGAAAGAACTCACAACGGCTAA